Proteins from one Solenopsis invicta isolate M01_SB chromosome 11, UNIL_Sinv_3.0, whole genome shotgun sequence genomic window:
- the LOC105196971 gene encoding armadillo segment polarity protein isoform X2: MSYPMSTNQSRPMSQGNYQGPGDLPMGSAKEQTLMWQQNSYMNDSGIHSGAVTQAPSLSGKEDEEMEGDQLMFDLDQGFAQGFTQDQVDEMNQQLSHTRSQRVRAAMFPETLEEGVEIPSTQFDPAQPTAVQRLAEPSQMLKHAVVNLINYQDDADLATRAIPELIKLLNDEDQVVVSQAAMMVHQLSKKEASRHAIMNSSQMVAALVRAISNSDDLESTKAAVGTLHNLSHHRQGLLAIFKSGGIPALVKLLSSPVESVLFYAITTLHNLLLHQDGSKMAVRLAGGLQKMVALLQRNNVKFLAIVTDCLQILAYGNQESKLIILASQGPIELVRIMRSYEYEKLLWTTSRVLKVLSVCPSNKPAIVEAGGMQALAMHLANPSQRLVQNCLWTLRNLSDAGTKVDGLDNLLQSLVLVLGSADVNVVTCAAGILSNLTCNNQRNKVAVCNFGGVEALVRTIINAGDREEITEPAVCALRHLTSRHGEAEMAQNSVRLNYGIQVIVKLLHPPSRWPLVKAVIGLIRNLALCPSNHIPLRDHGAIHHLVRLLMRAFQDTQRQRSSVASTGNQQTSGAYADGVRMEEIVEGSVGALHILARESHNRAIIQSQNVIPIFVQLLFNEIENIQRVAAGVLCELAADKEGAEIIEHEGATAPLTELLHSRNEGVATYAAAVLFRMSEDKPQEYKKRLSMELTNSLFREDTNLWNNTDFSMAPDLQDMLGPEQGYDGMYGQGPPSVHSSHGGRGFQPQGYDQIPVDSMQGLEIGGGSTYGAMDTMDVAHDGDLSFDHLEELPAPPQDNNQVAAWYDTDL; this comes from the exons ATGAGTTACCCAATGTCGACGAATCAATCCAGACCAA TGTCTCAGGGTAATTATCAGGGCCCGGGTGATTTACCCATGGGCTCTGCCAAGGAGCAAACCCTGATGTGGCAGCAGAACTCCTACATGAACGATTCAGGTATCCATTCCGGCGCTGTCACTCAGGCACCATCTCTTTCCGGCAAGGAAGATGAGGAGATGGAAGGGGATCAACTGATGTTCGATCTGGACCAAGGATTTGCACAGGGTTTTACACAGGATCAAGTAGATG AAATGAATCAACAACTGAGTCACACTCGATCGCAGCGTGTCCGCGCAGCCATGTTTCCTGAAACGCTGGAGGAAGGTGTAGAAATACCTTCCACCCAATTTGATCCTGCACAGCCTACCGCTGTACAGAGATTGGCCGAGCCGAGCCAAATGCTGAAACATGccgttgttaacttgattaattaTCAAGATGACGCTGATCTTGCTACACGCGCTATTCCAGAATTAATCAAGCTGTTGAATGACGAGGATCAAGTGGTTGTTTCTCAGGCAGCTATGATGGTGCACCAGCTGTCCAAGAAAGAAGCATCTCGTCATGCCATCATGAACAGCTCGCAAATGGTAGCTGCTTTAGTGCGCGCTATTTCTAACAGCGACGATTTAGAATCGACGAAGGCTGCAGTCGGCACTCTACACAATTTATCACATCACAGACAAGGCTTGCTAGCTATTTTCAAGAGCGGTGGTATCCCTGCGCTCGTAAAACTGCTGAGCTCTCCAGTGGAATCTGTTCTTTTTTACGCAATAACGACGTTACACAACTTATTGCTTCATCAAGACGGTTCTAAGATGGCTGTACGTCTTGCCGGTGGTTTGCAAAAGATGGTCGCTCTATTGCAACGAAACAATGTCAAATTTCTAGCCATTGTCACCGATTGCCTCCAGATTCTGGCATATGGGAATCAGGAGAGCAAGCTAATTATTCTTGCTTCGCAAGGCCCGATAGAGCTTGTGCGCATTATGCGTTCTTACGAATATGAGAAACTGTTATGGACCACTTCGAGAGTGTTGAAAg TATTATCTGTTTGCCCTAGTAATAAACCTGCGATTGTGGAAGCTGGTGGCATGCAAGCACTCGCTATGCATCTTGCAAATCCGAGTCAAAGACTAGTGCAGAATTGTTTGTGGACATTACGTAATTTGTCCGACGCTGGTACAAAAGTTGACGGACTCGATAATTTACTACAGAGTCTCGTGCTTGTGCTCGGATCAGCAGACGTGAATGTAGTCACATGCGCCGCTGGCATTTTGTCAAACTTGACTTGTAATAATCAGCGCAACAAA GTTGCAGTATGTAATTTTGGCGGTGTCGAAGCACTTGTTCGTACGATCATCAACGCCGGTGATCGGGAGGAGATAACCGAACCGGCGGTGTGCGCCTTACGTCACTTGACCTCGCGTCACGGCGAAGCGGAAATGGCGCAGAATTCCGTTCGATTGAATTATGGAATTCAGGTTATAGTTAAATTACTTCACCCACCATCGCGCTGGCCATTGGTGAAGGCGGTTATCGGGTTAATCCGCAACTTGGCTCTTTGTCCGTCTAATCACATCCCGTTACGCGATCACGGCGCGATACATCATCTCGTCAGACTCTTGATGCGTGCATTCCAAGATACTCAACGA CAACGATCATCTGTCGCTAGTACCGGAAATCAACAAACATCAGGTGCATATGCAGATGGTGTTCGTATGGAAGAAATAGTGGAAGGATCAGTAGGTGCTCTTCATATTCTTGCAAGAGAGTCCCACAATAGGGCCATCATTCAATCACAGAACGTGATCCCGATTTTCGTCCAA CTATTGTTCAACGAGATTGAAAATATTCAACGTGTGGCAGCCGGTGTACTTTGCGAACTGGCAGCCGACAAAGAAGGCGCCGAGATAATAGAACACGAGGGAGCTACTGCTCCACTGACAGAACTGTTACACTCCAGGAATGAGGGTGTCGCTACTTATGCAGCGGCAGTGCTATTCCGCATGAGCGAGGACAAGCCCCAAGAGTACAAAAAACGACTTTCCATGGAGCTGACAAATTCCTTATTCCGCGAAGACACAAACCTGTGGAACAATACCGACTTCAGCATGGCCCCAGATCTTCAG GACATGCTTGGCCCTGAGCAAGGCTATGATGGTATGTATGGCCAAGGACCTCCTAGCGTACACAGCAGCCATGGCGGTCGGGGTTTTCAACCGCAAG GTTATGACCAGATACCAGTAGATTCCATGCAAGGGTTAGAGATAGGTGGTGGATCGACATATGGCGCAATGGACACTATGGACGTGGCGCACGATGGTGACTTGAGTTTCGATCACTTGGAAGAGCTTCCTGCACCACCGCAAGACAACAACCAGGTCGCGGCCTGGTATGACACCGATCTCTGA
- the LOC105196971 gene encoding armadillo segment polarity protein isoform X1: MSYPMSTNQSRPMSQGNYQGPGDLPMGSAKEQTLMWQQNSYMNDSGIHSGAVTQAPSLSGKEDEEMEGDQLMFDLDQGFAQGFTQDQVDEMNQQLSHTRSQRVRAAMFPETLEEGVEIPSTQFDPAQPTAVQRLAEPSQMLKHAVVNLINYQDDADLATRAIPELIKLLNDEDQVVVSQAAMMVHQLSKKEASRHAIMNSSQMVAALVRAISNSDDLESTKAAVGTLHNLSHHRQGLLAIFKSGGIPALVKLLSSPVESVLFYAITTLHNLLLHQDGSKMAVRLAGGLQKMVALLQRNNVKFLAIVTDCLQILAYGNQESKLIILASQGPIELVRIMRSYEYEKLLWTTSRVLKVLSVCPSNKPAIVEAGGMQALAMHLANPSQRLVQNCLWTLRNLSDAGTKVDGLDNLLQSLVLVLGSADVNVVTCAAGILSNLTCNNQRNKVAVCNFGGVEALVRTIINAGDREEITEPAVCALRHLTSRHGEAEMAQNSVRLNYGIQVIVKLLHPPSRWPLVKAVIGLIRNLALCPSNHIPLRDHGAIHHLVRLLMRAFQDTQRQRSSVASTGNQQTSGAYADGVRMEEIVEGSVGALHILARESHNRAIIQSQNVIPIFVQLLFNEIENIQRVAAGVLCELAADKEGAEIIEHEGATAPLTELLHSRNEGVATYAAAVLFRMSEDKPQEYKKRLSMELTNSLFREDTNLWNNTDFSMAPDLQLPNLQDMLGPEQGYDGMYGQGPPSVHSSHGGRGFQPQGYDQIPVDSMQGLEIGGGSTYGAMDTMDVAHDGDLSFDHLEELPAPPQDNNQVAAWYDTDL, encoded by the exons ATGAGTTACCCAATGTCGACGAATCAATCCAGACCAA TGTCTCAGGGTAATTATCAGGGCCCGGGTGATTTACCCATGGGCTCTGCCAAGGAGCAAACCCTGATGTGGCAGCAGAACTCCTACATGAACGATTCAGGTATCCATTCCGGCGCTGTCACTCAGGCACCATCTCTTTCCGGCAAGGAAGATGAGGAGATGGAAGGGGATCAACTGATGTTCGATCTGGACCAAGGATTTGCACAGGGTTTTACACAGGATCAAGTAGATG AAATGAATCAACAACTGAGTCACACTCGATCGCAGCGTGTCCGCGCAGCCATGTTTCCTGAAACGCTGGAGGAAGGTGTAGAAATACCTTCCACCCAATTTGATCCTGCACAGCCTACCGCTGTACAGAGATTGGCCGAGCCGAGCCAAATGCTGAAACATGccgttgttaacttgattaattaTCAAGATGACGCTGATCTTGCTACACGCGCTATTCCAGAATTAATCAAGCTGTTGAATGACGAGGATCAAGTGGTTGTTTCTCAGGCAGCTATGATGGTGCACCAGCTGTCCAAGAAAGAAGCATCTCGTCATGCCATCATGAACAGCTCGCAAATGGTAGCTGCTTTAGTGCGCGCTATTTCTAACAGCGACGATTTAGAATCGACGAAGGCTGCAGTCGGCACTCTACACAATTTATCACATCACAGACAAGGCTTGCTAGCTATTTTCAAGAGCGGTGGTATCCCTGCGCTCGTAAAACTGCTGAGCTCTCCAGTGGAATCTGTTCTTTTTTACGCAATAACGACGTTACACAACTTATTGCTTCATCAAGACGGTTCTAAGATGGCTGTACGTCTTGCCGGTGGTTTGCAAAAGATGGTCGCTCTATTGCAACGAAACAATGTCAAATTTCTAGCCATTGTCACCGATTGCCTCCAGATTCTGGCATATGGGAATCAGGAGAGCAAGCTAATTATTCTTGCTTCGCAAGGCCCGATAGAGCTTGTGCGCATTATGCGTTCTTACGAATATGAGAAACTGTTATGGACCACTTCGAGAGTGTTGAAAg TATTATCTGTTTGCCCTAGTAATAAACCTGCGATTGTGGAAGCTGGTGGCATGCAAGCACTCGCTATGCATCTTGCAAATCCGAGTCAAAGACTAGTGCAGAATTGTTTGTGGACATTACGTAATTTGTCCGACGCTGGTACAAAAGTTGACGGACTCGATAATTTACTACAGAGTCTCGTGCTTGTGCTCGGATCAGCAGACGTGAATGTAGTCACATGCGCCGCTGGCATTTTGTCAAACTTGACTTGTAATAATCAGCGCAACAAA GTTGCAGTATGTAATTTTGGCGGTGTCGAAGCACTTGTTCGTACGATCATCAACGCCGGTGATCGGGAGGAGATAACCGAACCGGCGGTGTGCGCCTTACGTCACTTGACCTCGCGTCACGGCGAAGCGGAAATGGCGCAGAATTCCGTTCGATTGAATTATGGAATTCAGGTTATAGTTAAATTACTTCACCCACCATCGCGCTGGCCATTGGTGAAGGCGGTTATCGGGTTAATCCGCAACTTGGCTCTTTGTCCGTCTAATCACATCCCGTTACGCGATCACGGCGCGATACATCATCTCGTCAGACTCTTGATGCGTGCATTCCAAGATACTCAACGA CAACGATCATCTGTCGCTAGTACCGGAAATCAACAAACATCAGGTGCATATGCAGATGGTGTTCGTATGGAAGAAATAGTGGAAGGATCAGTAGGTGCTCTTCATATTCTTGCAAGAGAGTCCCACAATAGGGCCATCATTCAATCACAGAACGTGATCCCGATTTTCGTCCAA CTATTGTTCAACGAGATTGAAAATATTCAACGTGTGGCAGCCGGTGTACTTTGCGAACTGGCAGCCGACAAAGAAGGCGCCGAGATAATAGAACACGAGGGAGCTACTGCTCCACTGACAGAACTGTTACACTCCAGGAATGAGGGTGTCGCTACTTATGCAGCGGCAGTGCTATTCCGCATGAGCGAGGACAAGCCCCAAGAGTACAAAAAACGACTTTCCATGGAGCTGACAAATTCCTTATTCCGCGAAGACACAAACCTGTGGAACAATACCGACTTCAGCATGGCCCCAGATCTTCAG CTACCTAATCTTCAGGACATGCTTGGCCCTGAGCAAGGCTATGATGGTATGTATGGCCAAGGACCTCCTAGCGTACACAGCAGCCATGGCGGTCGGGGTTTTCAACCGCAAG GTTATGACCAGATACCAGTAGATTCCATGCAAGGGTTAGAGATAGGTGGTGGATCGACATATGGCGCAATGGACACTATGGACGTGGCGCACGATGGTGACTTGAGTTTCGATCACTTGGAAGAGCTTCCTGCACCACCGCAAGACAACAACCAGGTCGCGGCCTGGTATGACACCGATCTCTGA
- the LOC105196971 gene encoding armadillo segment polarity protein isoform X3: MSYPMSTNQSRPMSQGNYQGPGDLPMGSAKEQTLMWQQNSYMNDSGIHSGAVTQAPSLSGKEDEEMEGDQLMFDLDQGFAQGFTQDQVDEMNQQLSHTRSQRVRAAMFPETLEEGVEIPSTQFDPAQPTAVQRLAEPSQMLKHAVVNLINYQDDADLATRAIPELIKLLNDEDQVVVSQAAMMVHQLSKKEASRHAIMNSSQMVAALVRAISNSDDLESTKAAVGTLHNLSHHRQGLLAIFKSGGIPALVKLLSSPVESVLFYAITTLHNLLLHQDGSKMAVRLAGGLQKMVALLQRNNVKFLAIVTDCLQILAYGNQESKLIILASQGPIELVRIMRSYEYEKLLWTTSRVLKVLSVCPSNKPAIVEAGGMQALAMHLANPSQRLVQNCLWTLRNLSDAGTKVDGLDNLLQSLVLVLGSADVNVVTCAAGILSNLTCNNQRNKVAVCNFGGVEALVRTIINAGDREEITEPAVCALRHLTSRHGEAEMAQNSVRLNYGIQVIVKLLHPPSRWPLVKAVIGLIRNLALCPSNHIPLRDHGAIHHLVRLLMRAFQDTQRQRSSVASTGNQQTSGAYADGVRMEEIVEGSVGALHILARESHNRAIIQSQNVIPIFVQLLFNEIENIQRVAAGVLCELAADKEGAEIIEHEGATAPLTELLHSRNEGVATYAAAVLFRMSEDKPQEYKKRLSMELTNSLFREDTNLWNNTDFSMAPDLQVMTRYQ, encoded by the exons ATGAGTTACCCAATGTCGACGAATCAATCCAGACCAA TGTCTCAGGGTAATTATCAGGGCCCGGGTGATTTACCCATGGGCTCTGCCAAGGAGCAAACCCTGATGTGGCAGCAGAACTCCTACATGAACGATTCAGGTATCCATTCCGGCGCTGTCACTCAGGCACCATCTCTTTCCGGCAAGGAAGATGAGGAGATGGAAGGGGATCAACTGATGTTCGATCTGGACCAAGGATTTGCACAGGGTTTTACACAGGATCAAGTAGATG AAATGAATCAACAACTGAGTCACACTCGATCGCAGCGTGTCCGCGCAGCCATGTTTCCTGAAACGCTGGAGGAAGGTGTAGAAATACCTTCCACCCAATTTGATCCTGCACAGCCTACCGCTGTACAGAGATTGGCCGAGCCGAGCCAAATGCTGAAACATGccgttgttaacttgattaattaTCAAGATGACGCTGATCTTGCTACACGCGCTATTCCAGAATTAATCAAGCTGTTGAATGACGAGGATCAAGTGGTTGTTTCTCAGGCAGCTATGATGGTGCACCAGCTGTCCAAGAAAGAAGCATCTCGTCATGCCATCATGAACAGCTCGCAAATGGTAGCTGCTTTAGTGCGCGCTATTTCTAACAGCGACGATTTAGAATCGACGAAGGCTGCAGTCGGCACTCTACACAATTTATCACATCACAGACAAGGCTTGCTAGCTATTTTCAAGAGCGGTGGTATCCCTGCGCTCGTAAAACTGCTGAGCTCTCCAGTGGAATCTGTTCTTTTTTACGCAATAACGACGTTACACAACTTATTGCTTCATCAAGACGGTTCTAAGATGGCTGTACGTCTTGCCGGTGGTTTGCAAAAGATGGTCGCTCTATTGCAACGAAACAATGTCAAATTTCTAGCCATTGTCACCGATTGCCTCCAGATTCTGGCATATGGGAATCAGGAGAGCAAGCTAATTATTCTTGCTTCGCAAGGCCCGATAGAGCTTGTGCGCATTATGCGTTCTTACGAATATGAGAAACTGTTATGGACCACTTCGAGAGTGTTGAAAg TATTATCTGTTTGCCCTAGTAATAAACCTGCGATTGTGGAAGCTGGTGGCATGCAAGCACTCGCTATGCATCTTGCAAATCCGAGTCAAAGACTAGTGCAGAATTGTTTGTGGACATTACGTAATTTGTCCGACGCTGGTACAAAAGTTGACGGACTCGATAATTTACTACAGAGTCTCGTGCTTGTGCTCGGATCAGCAGACGTGAATGTAGTCACATGCGCCGCTGGCATTTTGTCAAACTTGACTTGTAATAATCAGCGCAACAAA GTTGCAGTATGTAATTTTGGCGGTGTCGAAGCACTTGTTCGTACGATCATCAACGCCGGTGATCGGGAGGAGATAACCGAACCGGCGGTGTGCGCCTTACGTCACTTGACCTCGCGTCACGGCGAAGCGGAAATGGCGCAGAATTCCGTTCGATTGAATTATGGAATTCAGGTTATAGTTAAATTACTTCACCCACCATCGCGCTGGCCATTGGTGAAGGCGGTTATCGGGTTAATCCGCAACTTGGCTCTTTGTCCGTCTAATCACATCCCGTTACGCGATCACGGCGCGATACATCATCTCGTCAGACTCTTGATGCGTGCATTCCAAGATACTCAACGA CAACGATCATCTGTCGCTAGTACCGGAAATCAACAAACATCAGGTGCATATGCAGATGGTGTTCGTATGGAAGAAATAGTGGAAGGATCAGTAGGTGCTCTTCATATTCTTGCAAGAGAGTCCCACAATAGGGCCATCATTCAATCACAGAACGTGATCCCGATTTTCGTCCAA CTATTGTTCAACGAGATTGAAAATATTCAACGTGTGGCAGCCGGTGTACTTTGCGAACTGGCAGCCGACAAAGAAGGCGCCGAGATAATAGAACACGAGGGAGCTACTGCTCCACTGACAGAACTGTTACACTCCAGGAATGAGGGTGTCGCTACTTATGCAGCGGCAGTGCTATTCCGCATGAGCGAGGACAAGCCCCAAGAGTACAAAAAACGACTTTCCATGGAGCTGACAAATTCCTTATTCCGCGAAGACACAAACCTGTGGAACAATACCGACTTCAGCATGGCCCCAGATCTTCAG GTTATGACCAGATACCAGTAG